The Psychroflexus sp. ALD_RP9 region AATCGGGTCTTCTTCATTAGCCACATTTACAGTTGAAATCTGTAATAAATCAATAGCGTTCCCGCGCTTCACAAAATGAATCATTTGTTCAGAAGTTTTAGACCCAGCGTTGGTGTAAGGTGAGTAATTACCTGGAATTTGCTTTAACCGTGTAACCATAAGCAGGTCTTTTTCTAAAACTGATTTCGGTATTTTAAAGTAAAGTTTATCATCACCAAAAAAGGTATTAACCAAGCCTTGATTTTTATCTAGCTTTTCTAGCTTTTCATTGAAAGGAATATCTTCAGAAGTTTTATTTTTCTGAGCATAAATGATGTTTGTTGCTAGTAAAAATAATAATATAAGATGTCGCATAAATTTAGATTTATAATTTAGAGTCTCAAAATACTAAAAAGTTTAAACTAAGCGGTTTGAAAAAAATCACTAATTTCGCTCAACAACTCAATAACCAAAACAACTATTTATGAAAGGAATTATATTAGCTGGCGGCTCAGGAACAAGACTTCATCCATTAACACACGCTGTTTCTAAGCAACTTTTACCCGTTTATGATAAGCCCATGATTTTTTATCCACTCTCGGTGTTAATGTTAGCAAATATTAAAGATATACTTGTGATTTCTACACCTGAAGATTTACCTAACTTTAAGAAATTATTAGGTGATGGTAGTAAATATGGTATTAATTTAAGCTATGAAGTACAACCAAGTCCAGATGGTTTAGCACAAGCTTTTATTATTGGCGAAGATTTTATTGGAGATGACGATGTAAGTTTAGTTTTAGGAGATAATATTTTTTATGGTGCTGGTTTATCACAATTATTATCAAACGCTGTTAATAAAGTTGAAGCAAGTAAAGAAGCTGTTATTTTTGGTTATCGCGTAGACGACCCAAGGCGGTATGGTGTCGCTGAAATTAATAAAGAAG contains the following coding sequences:
- the rfbA gene encoding glucose-1-phosphate thymidylyltransferase RfbA, which produces MKGIILAGGSGTRLHPLTHAVSKQLLPVYDKPMIFYPLSVLMLANIKDILVISTPEDLPNFKKLLGDGSKYGINLSYEVQPSPDGLAQAFIIGEDFIGDDDVSLVLGDNIFYGAGLSQLLSNAVNKVEASKEAVIFGYRVDDPRRYGVAEINKEGKVLSVEEKPAKPKGQHAVVGLYFYPNSVIKIAKNVRPSDRGELEITSVNEVYLNDGNLHLQTMNRGFAWLDTGTHEALTEATEFIKALEKRTGLKIACLEEIALQKNWVTKAQIAHQIEGKKGDYYGYLQRLID